Proteins encoded together in one Roseibacterium elongatum DSM 19469 window:
- a CDS encoding ABC transporter permease yields MADQAMKSLGSVLARQGILVAFILFMVSFTLWNPRFIDVDNVFGVIRSSAILGIMALGVTFVVIGGNLDLSVGSMLSFSAIVVLDLHENPAFGPALAIPAMFAMTLCLGAINGFLIGYLRLNSLIVTLGMLSAIHGLTLTYSGGQNMDIANQNETWFDVFGRGEALGIPIPVLIFLLLAAFLGIVLAKTPFGRKVYAVGGNGTAATFSGIPRARVVFMTYLISAFCVATAGLIQASRTMGAQNTVGQGMELEVLAAVILGGASLLGGSGTIFKTVIGVLILGFIQNGLLLAGLEFYVQFVVTWIIIILAVWLDIATKRGKLWSPIA; encoded by the coding sequence ATGGCCGATCAGGCTATGAAATCGCTTGGCAGTGTGTTGGCGCGACAGGGCATTCTCGTCGCCTTTATTCTGTTCATGGTGAGCTTCACGCTCTGGAATCCGCGCTTTATCGATGTGGATAATGTGTTTGGTGTGATCCGGTCTTCGGCAATCCTCGGGATCATGGCCCTGGGGGTCACCTTTGTCGTGATCGGCGGCAATCTCGACCTTTCGGTTGGGTCCATGCTGTCCTTTTCGGCCATCGTGGTGCTGGACCTGCACGAAAACCCCGCTTTCGGGCCGGCCCTTGCCATCCCTGCGATGTTTGCGATGACCCTTTGCCTTGGGGCGATCAATGGGTTCCTGATCGGGTATCTCAGGTTGAATTCTTTGATCGTGACGCTGGGGATGCTCTCGGCCATCCATGGCCTGACGCTGACCTACTCGGGCGGTCAGAACATGGATATCGCCAACCAGAATGAAACCTGGTTCGATGTCTTTGGCCGGGGAGAAGCCCTGGGCATCCCCATTCCGGTGCTCATTTTCCTTTTGCTTGCGGCGTTCCTCGGCATCGTGCTGGCCAAGACCCCGTTCGGTCGCAAGGTCTATGCGGTCGGGGGCAACGGGACGGCGGCGACGTTTTCAGGCATACCGCGCGCCCGCGTGGTTTTCATGACTTACCTTATCTCAGCCTTTTGCGTGGCGACGGCCGGCCTGATCCAGGCCAGTCGCACCATGGGGGCCCAGAACACCGTTGGCCAAGGCATGGAGTTGGAGGTTCTGGCCGCCGTCATTCTTGGAGGGGCGTCGTTGCTGGGCGGATCGGGCACGATCTTCAAGACGGTGATCGGGGTGCTCATCCTCGGATTTATCCAAAATGGACTCCTGCTGGCCGGGCTCGAGTTTTACGTCCAGTTCGTCGTCACCTGGATCATCATCATCCTGGCCGTCTGGCTCGATATCGCCACCAAGCGCGGCAAGCTTTGGTCGCCGATCGCCTGA
- a CDS encoding sugar ABC transporter ATP-binding protein, with protein MTDHTPALRLKGIVKTFPGVRALDGVSFSVLPGEVHALMGENGAGKSTLMKVLGGIYQPDAGKIFIEERETEMRGPLEAKANGVMFIHQELSLAEELSVAENIYLGELPRKSFGRVDWATLYSRTDAILEKLKVGFNARTLVGDLSIANQQMVEIARALTVDAKAVIFDEPTASLTDAEKVVLFDVIEGLKAQGVGIIYISHRMEEIFKMTDRISVLRDGEYRGTLNTAETNEDEITQMMIGRSLDISRNVEQVELGPVALRVENLSCGHLFEDATFEVREGEVLGFYGLVGAGRTEIAETLFGLRKPTSGQIYLKGEAVKITSPIDAIAKGISLVPESRKEQGLVLGMNCRDNMTLPQVADLTAGPFVSDGAEISIYDQYRDRLSIKSPSWKTAVGNLSGGNQQKIVIGKWLSMQPEVLIVDEPTRGIDVGSKSEIHNLLRGLAKQGYAVIVISSEMPEVLHVSDRIVAMYHGRIMREFCATEVTEDSLIQAISGIEGTAA; from the coding sequence ATGACCGATCATACACCGGCACTTCGTCTCAAAGGTATCGTGAAGACGTTTCCCGGCGTCCGTGCCCTCGACGGCGTCAGCTTCTCGGTCCTTCCGGGCGAGGTTCACGCCCTCATGGGGGAAAACGGCGCTGGCAAGTCCACTTTGATGAAGGTTCTGGGCGGGATCTATCAGCCTGACGCCGGAAAGATCTTCATCGAGGAACGCGAAACCGAGATGCGCGGGCCGCTCGAGGCCAAGGCCAATGGGGTAATGTTCATTCACCAGGAACTCAGCCTTGCAGAGGAATTGTCGGTCGCCGAGAATATCTATCTCGGGGAGTTGCCCCGCAAAAGCTTCGGTCGCGTTGACTGGGCGACGCTTTATTCCCGAACCGACGCAATCCTCGAAAAGCTCAAGGTGGGCTTCAATGCCCGGACCTTGGTTGGAGACCTTTCCATTGCGAACCAGCAGATGGTCGAGATCGCCCGCGCCCTCACCGTGGACGCGAAGGCGGTGATCTTCGACGAGCCCACGGCATCGCTGACCGATGCCGAGAAGGTTGTTTTGTTCGACGTTATCGAGGGTCTGAAGGCACAGGGCGTGGGGATCATCTACATCTCCCATCGCATGGAAGAAATCTTCAAGATGACGGACCGCATCTCGGTTCTGCGAGATGGGGAGTATCGCGGCACACTCAACACCGCTGAAACGAATGAGGACGAGATCACGCAGATGATGATCGGGCGGTCTCTCGATATCAGCCGCAATGTCGAGCAGGTGGAGCTTGGACCGGTCGCCCTGCGGGTCGAGAACCTGTCTTGCGGGCATCTTTTTGAGGACGCCACTTTCGAGGTCCGCGAGGGCGAAGTGCTGGGATTCTACGGCCTGGTCGGGGCAGGCCGCACCGAGATTGCCGAAACCCTGTTCGGCTTGCGCAAACCGACCTCGGGGCAGATCTATCTGAAGGGGGAGGCGGTCAAGATTACCTCGCCGATCGATGCGATAGCGAAGGGCATTTCCCTGGTCCCGGAAAGCCGGAAGGAGCAAGGCCTCGTCCTTGGCATGAATTGCCGGGACAACATGACCTTGCCGCAGGTTGCCGACCTGACGGCGGGACCGTTCGTCTCCGACGGCGCGGAAATCTCGATCTACGATCAGTATCGTGATCGCCTGTCCATCAAAAGTCCAAGCTGGAAAACGGCCGTTGGCAACCTGTCGGGCGGAAACCAGCAAAAGATCGTGATTGGCAAATGGTTGTCGATGCAGCCGGAGGTGCTGATCGTGGACGAGCCAACGCGCGGTATCGATGTCGGGTCGAAATCTGAAATCCACAATCTGCTGCGCGGCTTGGCGAAACAGGGTTACGCCGTGATCGTGATATCGTCGGAAATGCCCGAGGTGCTTCATGTCTCCGACCGGATCGTCGCCATGTACCATGGCCGAATTATGCGCGAGTTCTGCGCAACGGAGGTGACGGAGGACAGCCTTATCCAGGCGATCTCGGGCATCGAAGGGACGGCCGCATGA
- a CDS encoding ABC transporter permease: MQNETLKRLIKNGAIWAFIIIQLVFFEVAGRWWSLSDSAFMDLDNMLLLLKQSAPIGIIAIGMTVVMINGNIDLSVGATYALAGIVMLDSMNWPFMEAMGDAAIPLAWLFALFTGAILGLINGVIVWKTGVDAFIVTLGAMLGYRGLVFMYNGENPTYHLNWTMVDFAEADILGLQTPALVFIAVVLIVWLLMTRTVHGRNAYAIGDNREAAVNAGIRVGPHIVVNFVLIGFLAALSAVAFYSGSGSVNPNDGMLFELWAITAVVLGGTKLAGGRGSIIGTLGGVIAIQLLRKGLGHIGADTETVNLVIGTILIAVLFLDRQLNRKGAEELKV; this comes from the coding sequence ATGCAGAACGAGACCCTCAAGCGGTTGATCAAGAACGGTGCGATCTGGGCCTTTATCATCATCCAGCTGGTTTTTTTCGAGGTAGCCGGTCGCTGGTGGTCGCTCAGTGACAGCGCCTTCATGGACCTCGACAACATGCTGTTGTTGCTCAAGCAGTCGGCCCCGATCGGCATTATTGCCATCGGCATGACGGTGGTCATGATCAACGGAAATATCGACCTCTCCGTGGGCGCGACTTATGCGCTGGCCGGGATTGTCATGCTCGACTCGATGAATTGGCCGTTCATGGAGGCAATGGGCGACGCCGCGATCCCGCTCGCGTGGCTGTTCGCGTTGTTCACAGGGGCAATTCTGGGGCTGATCAACGGCGTGATCGTTTGGAAGACCGGCGTCGATGCCTTCATCGTCACGCTTGGCGCAATGTTGGGCTATCGCGGCCTCGTCTTCATGTATAACGGCGAGAACCCGACCTATCACCTGAACTGGACGATGGTCGATTTCGCCGAGGCGGATATTCTTGGCCTGCAAACGCCTGCCTTGGTTTTCATCGCCGTTGTCCTGATCGTCTGGCTGCTAATGACCCGCACGGTGCATGGGCGCAATGCCTATGCCATTGGCGACAACCGCGAGGCCGCCGTGAATGCCGGTATCCGCGTCGGGCCGCATATCGTCGTGAACTTCGTTTTGATCGGGTTCCTCGCCGCCCTGTCGGCCGTGGCGTTCTACTCGGGCAGCGGGTCGGTCAATCCAAATGACGGAATGCTGTTCGAACTGTGGGCCATCACCGCCGTCGTCTTGGGCGGCACCAAGCTGGCCGGGGGGCGCGGGTCTATCATCGGCACGCTTGGCGGTGTGATCGCCATCCAACTTTTGCGCAAGGGCCTTGGCCATATCGGCGCGGACACCGAGACCGTGAACCTTGTCATCGGCACCATCCTGATCGCGGTCCTGTTTCTGGATCGGCAGCTCAATCGCAAGGGCGCAGAGGAGTTGAAAGTATGA